One Nyctibius grandis isolate bNycGra1 chromosome 17, bNycGra1.pri, whole genome shotgun sequence genomic window carries:
- the NMNAT1 gene encoding nicotinamide/nicotinic acid mononucleotide adenylyltransferase 1 yields MEDPDKKTEVVLLACGSFNPITNMHLRLFELAKDYFHETGKYKVIKGIISPVGDAYKKKGLISANHRVTMAKLATKTSDWVEVDDWESSQSEWLETLKVLRYHHQKLLSPDPTNSVQNAIPLTKPGRKRKQEPNRHDPVKKKNQSPDIKSVPQVKLLCGSDILESFGIPNLWKLEDITEIVENHGLVCITRAGNSVQKFIYESDILWRHKNNIHLVEEWITNDISSTKIRRALRRGQSIRYLVPDVVQAYIEKNNLYGPESEDRNAEVVLAPLQKYASNSKN; encoded by the exons ATGGAAGATCCTGACAAGAAGACTGAAGTAGTACTGCTGGCCTGTGGGTCCTTCAATCCCATTACCAACATGCATCTGAGGTTATTTGAGCTGGCTAAAGACTACTTTCATGAAACAG gaaaataCAAAGTAATCAAGGGAATAATTTCACCAGTAGGTGATGCATATAAGAAGAAAGGTCTGATCAGTGCGAATCACCGAGTAACTATGGCAAAACTAGCTACAAAAACCTCAGATTGGGTGGAAGTTGATGATTGGGAAAGCAGCCAGAGTGAGTGGTTGGAAACACTAAAAGTTTTAAG GTACCATCATCAAAAGCTTTTATCTCCTGATCCCACGAACAGTGTGCAGAATGCTATACCTTTAACAAAGCCAGGACGGAAGAGGAAACAGGAACCAAATAGGCATGACCccgttaaaaagaaaaatcagagtcCAGATATAAAAA gtgTCCCACAGGTTAAACTGCTTTGTGGAAGTGACATACTGGAATCTTTTGGGATCCCCAATCTGTGGAAGTTGGAGGACATCACTGAAATTGTGGAAAATCATGGCCTTGTATGCATCACTCGGGCTGGAAACAGCGTTCAGAAATTCATCTATGAATCTGATATTTTGTGGAGACATAAGAATAACATTCACCTTGTGGAAGAATGGATCACAAATGACATTTCCTCTACCAAGATTAGAAGAGCACTGCGGAGGGGCCAGAGCATTCGTTACCTAGTGCCTGATGTAGTTCAAGcatacattgaaaaaaataatctgtatggTCCAGAGAGTGAAGACAGGAATGCTGAGGTTGTCTTGGCTCCCTTACAGAAATATGCAAGTAATTCCAAGAACTAA